A DNA window from Polyangiaceae bacterium contains the following coding sequences:
- a CDS encoding CehA/McbA family metallohydrolase, which produces MLASYALLSGCGDEDGGGGGGGNACPLPNQAFEDGDETGHADVFGAKAAGQARAGRVADAASIVQPAHGRQRVRVGDYALANDKVAFYIEGTGISDGYARGGGEILSVDRVGDDGKPIGQSYYVETLMALGIEMINAQHVTVVNDGSDGTAAIVRVTGPLEPIPFLNGALSALFPRRYDVQAAYEYVLEPGAETLLIRVGLKNPSEDPIQIAFDTVSDEMHGFFQLNMNQFATEPFGFGPAKGDLPWAGFVNPGTSFAWRTASKSPLKFGVEISGFVYTLGPGFVVDGCSTAWRDHAEVVVGGHEYDGLREALRRVDGEAAWSEVTGTVKDSQGAAVPNALVHLVDDAGKYLSRTRADENGKYTIHVPPNGSAKLVPQDKGYPLGAGIAVGAGDATKDVTFEATGAIKVSVTDATTSQKLPARVQVVPTTPGASSPASYGVEDERDDRIHQAFITGSGTITLPVPAGEHRVIVSRGYEYELSDQTVTVGAGETLDLPITLEHSVDSTGVMCADFHIHSMFSADSNDPVDAKVASAVADGLEIPVSSEHEWVIDFQPIVEKLGLADYAFGMPSEELTTFTWGHFGVVPLFPKPDELNNGAVEWIGRMPPAMFDDVQSRPENPVFIVNHPSGGDFSAYFSQSLFDRSTGAGKDKELWSTNFDAVEVFNDSDLESNRKKSFADWMALLNAGVKVMAVGSSDSHHIRSSPVGYPRTCIAFGHDDPTKLTANTVRDAIGTGNTVISGGLSMTVEGPSGEKPGDTVSGAGASILLTVTVRAPSWVDATELEVIVDGETQTTEPLAPLGTGTGKTFVNQVTVNLDTSKESFVIVHAKGEKELAPLHPGRRPFAVSNPMFFKP; this is translated from the coding sequence ATGCTGGCCTCCTACGCCCTGCTGAGCGGCTGCGGCGACGAAGACGGCGGCGGTGGTGGCGGCGGCAACGCCTGCCCGCTGCCGAACCAAGCGTTCGAAGACGGCGACGAAACGGGTCACGCGGATGTGTTCGGCGCCAAGGCCGCGGGCCAGGCGCGTGCGGGTAGAGTGGCGGACGCCGCGAGCATCGTGCAGCCGGCCCACGGTCGGCAGCGCGTGCGCGTGGGGGACTACGCCCTGGCCAACGACAAGGTTGCCTTCTACATCGAGGGCACCGGGATCAGCGACGGCTACGCGCGCGGCGGCGGTGAGATCCTGTCAGTGGATCGCGTCGGCGACGACGGCAAGCCGATCGGTCAATCCTACTACGTCGAAACGCTGATGGCGCTCGGCATCGAGATGATCAACGCGCAACACGTCACTGTCGTCAATGACGGCTCCGACGGCACGGCGGCAATCGTACGAGTCACCGGGCCTCTAGAACCCATTCCGTTCCTGAACGGCGCGCTCTCGGCGCTCTTCCCGCGGCGCTACGACGTGCAGGCCGCGTACGAGTACGTGCTCGAGCCGGGCGCCGAGACGCTGCTGATCCGCGTCGGCTTGAAGAACCCGAGCGAAGACCCGATCCAGATCGCCTTCGACACCGTCAGCGACGAGATGCACGGGTTCTTCCAGTTGAACATGAATCAGTTCGCGACCGAACCCTTCGGCTTTGGCCCGGCAAAGGGAGACTTGCCCTGGGCGGGCTTCGTCAACCCCGGCACGAGCTTCGCGTGGCGGACGGCAAGCAAGTCTCCGTTGAAGTTTGGCGTGGAAATCAGCGGCTTCGTCTACACCCTAGGGCCTGGCTTCGTCGTCGATGGCTGCAGCACCGCCTGGCGCGACCACGCGGAGGTCGTCGTGGGCGGTCACGAGTACGACGGACTGCGCGAAGCACTGCGCCGCGTGGATGGCGAGGCGGCGTGGAGCGAGGTGACCGGCACCGTCAAGGACTCCCAAGGCGCCGCCGTCCCGAATGCACTGGTTCACTTGGTAGACGACGCCGGGAAATACCTCTCCCGCACCCGCGCGGACGAAAACGGCAAGTACACCATCCACGTTCCACCCAACGGCAGCGCGAAGCTGGTGCCGCAAGACAAAGGCTATCCCCTTGGCGCGGGCATCGCCGTCGGCGCCGGTGACGCCACGAAGGACGTGACCTTCGAGGCAACGGGCGCGATCAAGGTCAGCGTGACGGATGCGACGACGTCTCAGAAGCTCCCGGCGCGCGTGCAAGTCGTGCCGACGACGCCCGGCGCCAGCAGCCCTGCGAGCTACGGCGTGGAGGATGAGCGCGACGACCGCATTCACCAGGCGTTCATCACCGGCAGCGGCACGATCACGCTGCCGGTGCCAGCGGGTGAACACCGGGTGATCGTGTCTCGGGGCTACGAGTACGAGCTGTCGGACCAGACCGTGACCGTGGGCGCGGGTGAAACCCTGGACTTGCCGATCACGCTCGAGCACAGCGTCGATAGCACCGGCGTGATGTGCGCGGACTTCCACATTCACTCCATGTTCAGTGCCGACAGCAATGACCCCGTGGACGCAAAAGTGGCGAGCGCCGTCGCGGACGGCCTGGAGATCCCCGTCTCCAGCGAGCACGAGTGGGTGATCGACTTCCAGCCCATCGTCGAGAAGCTGGGGCTGGCGGACTACGCCTTCGGCATGCCCAGCGAGGAACTGACGACCTTCACCTGGGGCCACTTCGGCGTCGTGCCTCTCTTCCCCAAGCCCGACGAGCTCAATAACGGCGCGGTCGAGTGGATAGGTCGCATGCCGCCTGCCATGTTCGACGACGTCCAGAGTCGCCCCGAGAACCCCGTCTTCATCGTCAACCACCCGAGTGGCGGCGATTTTTCGGCCTACTTCAGTCAGTCCCTGTTCGACCGCAGCACCGGCGCAGGCAAGGACAAGGAGCTGTGGAGCACCAACTTCGACGCCGTCGAGGTGTTCAACGATTCCGATCTCGAGTCCAATCGCAAGAAGAGCTTCGCCGACTGGATGGCTCTGCTCAACGCAGGCGTGAAGGTAATGGCGGTCGGCTCCTCGGACAGCCACCACATTCGCTCGTCGCCGGTGGGCTACCCGCGCACCTGCATCGCGTTTGGGCACGATGATCCGACAAAGTTGACCGCGAACACCGTTCGAGACGCGATCGGAACTGGCAACACGGTGATCAGCGGGGGGCTGAGCATGACCGTGGAAGGGCCGAGCGGCGAGAAGCCTGGCGATACCGTCAGCGGCGCAGGTGCGTCGATACTTCTGACGGTGACCGTGCGCGCCCCGAGTTGGGTCGACGCGACCGAGCTCGAGGTGATCGTCGACGGCGAGACGCAGACTACCGAACCCTTGGCACCCCTGGGCACCGGCACGGGCAAGACCTTCGTGAATCAGGTGACTGTGAACCTCGACACCAGCAAGGAAAGCTTCGTCATCGTCCACGCCAAGGGCGAAAAAGAGCTGGCCCCGCTGCATCCGGGCCGTCGCCCCTTCGCCGTCAGCAACCCGATGTTCTTCAAGCCCTAG
- a CDS encoding nucleotide sugar dehydrogenase, with protein sequence MNLTAKIRAKEAHVVVMGVGWAGLPLAVSLAEAGHRVTGLDPDVRKVALLGAGESYLSDVSPLRLGPLVDRGTLRATQDPKVLETADAVLVCVPTPLNKTRDPDLSYIVEALEQIAAHQHAPMLVVLESTTYPGTTRDVVVPRLTKNYELGKEIFVAFSPERVDPGNREYSVRNTPKVIAGASSACLQMAMDLYSGAIDSLVPVSSTDAAELTKLLENTFRAVNIGLVNEIALMSRHLGVDVREVIAAAASKPFGFMPFQPGPGLGGQCVPVGPLYLSWKARSLKCDARFIELADTVNRAMPAHVVSRASDILGAHGKALSDARVLIYGVAYKRDVADVRESPGIDVLLGLEARAKEVAFLDPHVPVVELEGRALSSLPPRSSFAPWDLVIVTTDHSALDRERLLREASRVLDTRGALRGLAQGSAEVYDL encoded by the coding sequence GTGAATCTCACGGCGAAGATACGCGCGAAGGAGGCCCACGTCGTCGTCATGGGTGTGGGCTGGGCGGGCCTGCCTCTGGCCGTGTCGTTGGCGGAGGCTGGGCACCGCGTGACCGGGCTGGACCCCGATGTGCGCAAGGTCGCGTTGCTGGGCGCTGGCGAGTCGTATTTGAGTGACGTGAGCCCGCTGCGCCTCGGACCGCTGGTTGACCGAGGCACGCTCCGCGCGACGCAAGACCCGAAGGTGCTCGAGACGGCGGACGCCGTGCTCGTCTGTGTTCCCACCCCCCTCAACAAGACTCGCGATCCCGACTTGAGCTACATCGTGGAAGCGTTGGAGCAGATCGCCGCTCACCAGCACGCACCCATGCTGGTCGTCTTGGAATCCACCACCTACCCCGGCACCACGCGAGACGTCGTCGTCCCGCGCCTGACGAAGAACTACGAACTCGGCAAGGAGATCTTCGTCGCGTTCTCACCGGAACGGGTCGACCCGGGCAACCGCGAGTATTCGGTGCGCAATACGCCAAAGGTCATCGCGGGGGCTAGCTCGGCATGCTTGCAGATGGCGATGGACTTGTACTCCGGCGCCATTGATTCCCTCGTGCCGGTTTCGAGCACCGATGCGGCAGAACTGACCAAGCTGCTCGAGAATACCTTCCGTGCCGTGAATATCGGACTGGTGAATGAAATCGCGCTCATGAGCCGGCACTTGGGGGTCGACGTTCGCGAGGTGATCGCGGCTGCGGCGAGCAAGCCCTTCGGCTTCATGCCTTTTCAGCCGGGGCCCGGACTCGGCGGGCAGTGCGTGCCCGTCGGTCCCCTCTACCTCTCCTGGAAGGCGCGAAGCCTCAAATGCGATGCGCGCTTCATCGAACTCGCCGACACGGTCAATCGCGCGATGCCGGCGCATGTGGTGTCACGCGCTTCGGACATCCTCGGCGCTCACGGCAAAGCGCTCTCCGACGCGCGGGTACTCATCTACGGCGTCGCCTACAAGCGCGACGTCGCCGACGTTCGCGAGTCACCTGGTATCGACGTTCTCCTCGGGCTCGAAGCACGCGCCAAAGAGGTGGCCTTCCTCGACCCTCACGTTCCCGTAGTGGAACTCGAAGGCCGCGCACTGTCGTCCCTCCCGCCCCGGTCCTCCTTTGCACCCTGGGATCTGGTGATCGTCACCACCGATCATTCCGCCCTCGACCGCGAGCGCTTGCTCCGCGAGGCCTCGCGCGTTCTGGACACGCGGGGCGCGCTGCGCGGCCTGGCCCAGGGAAGCGCAGAGGTCTACGACCTCTAG
- a CDS encoding sulfatase: protein MRLEALAVALTVAASGGCRERPEPSGHVVSASTASGATAPSSRTAALPSSTAALPSSAAAPPTRATAAPTPARHLILLTVDALRADMPWLGYPRAIAPNLTRFAERSVVFSHAYALSSYTSMSLAGLMSGRYPSELPRDGRATSSFGPETTMLAEVLGDRGFHTLGVHGHVYFLGDTGIAQGFKEWHVVPKITSLPAREGHVVDDKIADMLLESLAAHERERPEQRLFAWAHFMDPHFSYAPHEDARYRGSPYETDGAPGQPVPPGTALGEIGQRLRNMYDGEVTHTDRQLGRVFDYLAKRPYFRDAAVVVTADHGEAFGEHKSYFEHGFLLYDVTTRVPLLIQAPGLAPRRIAKRRSHIDLARTVFELLAQKAPDSFRGESLVGEARGKPAAARPVLIDMPYTDQTPRRRALIQGDIKVVVTETEDQPLLFDLARDPGEQDDLATTRPKLRDEMMNAWKAQDQALPDFPAPRRSHRAY from the coding sequence GTGCGCCTGGAAGCCCTCGCCGTCGCTCTCACTGTCGCCGCCAGCGGGGGCTGCCGTGAGCGTCCCGAGCCCTCGGGGCACGTCGTGTCAGCCTCGACGGCCTCGGGGGCGACGGCGCCTTCGTCGCGTACCGCGGCGCTTCCGTCGAGTACCGCGGCGCTTCCGTCGAGTGCCGCCGCGCCTCCGACTCGTGCCACCGCAGCTCCCACGCCGGCTCGGCACCTCATTTTGCTCACGGTCGATGCGCTCCGGGCGGACATGCCTTGGCTCGGCTATCCACGCGCCATCGCGCCCAACCTGACGCGCTTCGCGGAGCGCTCGGTGGTGTTCAGCCACGCCTACGCGCTATCGAGCTACACCAGCATGTCCCTCGCCGGCCTGATGAGCGGCCGCTACCCGAGCGAACTGCCCCGAGACGGCCGCGCAACGAGCAGCTTCGGCCCGGAGACGACGATGCTCGCCGAAGTCCTCGGCGATCGCGGATTCCACACGCTCGGGGTGCACGGTCACGTCTACTTCTTGGGCGACACAGGCATCGCCCAAGGTTTCAAGGAGTGGCACGTCGTCCCCAAGATCACCAGCTTGCCGGCGCGCGAGGGACACGTCGTGGACGACAAGATCGCCGACATGCTCTTGGAGAGCTTGGCGGCTCATGAGCGCGAGCGTCCCGAGCAACGCCTCTTCGCTTGGGCGCACTTCATGGACCCGCACTTTTCCTACGCGCCGCACGAGGACGCGCGCTACCGCGGCTCTCCCTACGAAACCGACGGAGCGCCAGGTCAGCCCGTTCCACCCGGCACCGCACTCGGCGAAATCGGGCAGCGCCTGCGCAACATGTACGACGGCGAGGTGACCCACACGGATCGCCAACTGGGTCGCGTGTTCGACTACCTCGCCAAGCGTCCGTACTTTCGCGACGCCGCCGTGGTCGTCACCGCCGATCACGGCGAGGCCTTTGGCGAGCACAAGAGCTACTTCGAGCACGGCTTCCTACTCTACGACGTCACCACCCGGGTTCCTCTGTTGATCCAAGCTCCCGGCCTCGCTCCGCGTCGAATTGCCAAGCGACGCAGCCACATCGACCTGGCACGCACCGTGTTCGAACTCTTGGCGCAAAAGGCGCCTGACAGTTTCCGGGGAGAGAGTCTCGTCGGCGAAGCGCGTGGAAAACCTGCGGCCGCTCGCCCCGTCCTGATCGACATGCCTTACACCGATCAGACGCCCCGGCGCCGAGCGTTGATCCAGGGCGACATCAAGGTCGTCGTCACGGAAACCGAAGATCAGCCGCTACTCTTCGATCTGGCGCGAGACCCCGGCGAACAAGACGACCTGGCCACCACGCGCCCCAAACTCCGCGACGAAATGATGAACGCGTGGAAAGCACAAGATCAGGCGCTCCCCGACTTCCCCGCCCCCCGCCGCAGCCACCGCGCGTACTGA
- the tsf gene encoding translation elongation factor Ts, which produces MAQVSMQQVKELRDRTQAGLNDCRSALMESEGDMDKAVDIILKKGLAKSAKRAGAVATEGEVAARVSADGKSGVLVEVNIQTDFAARNDDFKAFVTKVLDAAAQAKPGADLGAEPFPGGSGTIEDNRKALVGKLGENINVRRWERLELNGPGRVHSYVHMGGKIGVLLSVKVGSDAAAKDEQFARFVDDVAMQAAAMAPLCLAPADVPEADKKKQAEIFDAQLAEEGKPEAVRPKIIEGKLAKWMKEICLIEQQSVLVTDKTVDQLRAELGKALGTDVVLEKFARFQLGEGVEKPTGEDFAAEVAKMAGN; this is translated from the coding sequence ATGGCTCAAGTGAGCATGCAGCAAGTCAAGGAACTCAGGGATCGCACGCAGGCGGGATTGAACGACTGCCGCAGCGCCCTGATGGAGTCCGAGGGGGACATGGACAAGGCCGTCGACATCATCTTGAAGAAGGGCCTGGCAAAGAGCGCCAAGCGCGCCGGCGCCGTTGCGACGGAAGGCGAAGTGGCCGCCCGCGTCAGCGCCGATGGCAAGAGCGGCGTGCTGGTAGAGGTCAACATCCAGACCGACTTTGCGGCCCGCAACGACGACTTCAAAGCTTTCGTCACCAAGGTGCTCGACGCAGCTGCCCAGGCGAAGCCTGGTGCGGATCTCGGCGCAGAGCCCTTCCCGGGCGGCAGCGGCACCATCGAGGACAACCGCAAGGCCCTCGTCGGCAAGCTGGGTGAGAACATCAACGTGCGCCGCTGGGAACGGCTGGAGCTCAACGGCCCCGGTCGCGTGCACAGCTACGTGCACATGGGCGGCAAGATCGGCGTGCTCTTGTCCGTCAAGGTCGGCAGCGACGCGGCTGCGAAGGACGAGCAGTTCGCACGGTTCGTCGACGACGTGGCCATGCAGGCCGCCGCGATGGCGCCGCTGTGTTTGGCTCCCGCTGACGTGCCCGAGGCCGACAAGAAGAAGCAAGCGGAGATCTTCGACGCGCAGCTGGCCGAAGAGGGCAAGCCCGAGGCCGTACGCCCGAAGATCATCGAGGGCAAGCTGGCCAAGTGGATGAAAGAGATCTGCTTGATCGAGCAGCAGAGCGTGCTCGTCACCGACAAGACCGTCGACCAGTTGCGTGCGGAGCTCGGCAAGGCGCTCGGCACCGACGTCGTGCTCGAGAAGTTCGCACGCTTCCAGCTCGGCGAGGGCGTGGAGAAGCCGACGGGCGAAGACTTCGCGGCCGAGGTCGCGAAGATGGCCGGCAACTGA
- the rpsB gene encoding 30S ribosomal protein S2 — translation MTEANETTTETDDGKFAMGSGGPEANATEVPRTAVLAAERAQSDVAPAEPRDAQNPLPVRDLFEAGTHFGHQTKRWNPKMRQFIYGARSGIHIIDLDQTSRLFKRAFDFLADTVARGGHVLFVGTKRQAADIVEEEARRANQYFVTNRWLGGTLTNFRTIKGGLERLRNLERMREDGTYDQLPKKETVKLDKERARHEKYIGGLKGLSTVPSAIFIIDPAQESIAVNEARKLKIPIVAITDTNCDPDQIDYVIPGNDDAIRSIRLITGAVADACIYGNARRRDHQPAREREGQSSAPEAQVIYSRGSRAES, via the coding sequence ATGACCGAAGCAAACGAGACGACGACTGAGACTGACGACGGGAAGTTCGCCATGGGAAGTGGCGGCCCCGAGGCCAATGCGACCGAGGTTCCCCGCACCGCAGTGCTCGCGGCAGAGCGCGCGCAGAGTGACGTGGCACCCGCCGAACCGCGCGACGCGCAGAACCCCTTGCCTGTGCGCGATCTGTTCGAGGCCGGCACGCACTTTGGTCACCAGACCAAGCGCTGGAACCCGAAGATGCGCCAGTTCATCTATGGCGCGCGCAGCGGCATTCACATCATCGACTTGGATCAGACGTCGCGTCTGTTCAAGCGTGCCTTCGACTTCCTGGCTGACACGGTCGCTCGTGGTGGACACGTGCTGTTCGTCGGAACCAAGCGTCAGGCGGCGGACATCGTCGAAGAAGAGGCGCGACGCGCCAATCAGTACTTCGTCACCAACCGCTGGCTCGGTGGAACGCTGACGAACTTCCGCACCATCAAGGGCGGTCTGGAGCGTCTGCGCAACTTGGAGCGCATGCGCGAGGACGGGACGTACGATCAACTCCCGAAGAAGGAGACGGTCAAGCTCGACAAAGAGCGCGCGCGTCACGAGAAGTACATTGGCGGCCTGAAGGGGCTCTCGACGGTTCCCTCGGCGATCTTCATCATCGACCCCGCTCAGGAGTCGATCGCGGTGAACGAGGCGCGCAAGCTCAAGATCCCGATCGTGGCGATCACCGATACGAACTGCGATCCGGACCAGATCGATTACGTGATCCCGGGCAACGACGACGCGATTCGCTCCATCCGCTTGATCACCGGAGCGGTGGCCGACGCTTGCATCTACGGCAACGCTCGTCGCCGCGACCATCAGCCCGCTCGTGAGCGCGAGGGGCAATCGAGCGCTCCCGAAGCGCAGGTCATCTACTCACGCGGATCTCGCGCGGAGAGCTGA
- a CDS encoding protein kinase codes for MREFSDGQLVPGTRYRILGLLGEGGMGSVYEVEHVELGKRFVLKALFRELAGRKDLVARLRNEWRALGRLDHPNIINVTDAGTADSGVHFYVMERVEGETLADRMRRERRLPPREAVRITRAVLEGLGAAHDIGIVHRDIKPPNIFLLQGGGVKILDFGIAKLMDSGVEVITARGMAIGTPRYMSPEQARGESVDGRADLYAVGLTLYEMLTGEGPFDDVEEAAELLLAHLTRPAPRVSERAAAVGRELDDLVQSLLRKQPKERPGSARQVAKILEGLSRLTHTVSTDAPTPAANYHAVTQQAAAPKVLHTAPLQTPGTPASTVREGAGGFALGNAATVAAEGRPASTLILRPSGETAAVSTVRDQNPQFEELEATDATLPTEGLMDAPWSAPASVDRTLAEAVPLSAPPSSNPERTQELSELDVQQPPLPTADLPTRTSVPVGTVVSLGSAETPPPVESPARSQQGGVRRPPWALLGIAAAVVAVVGVVGVGVLLRAAKTEVPDPAAAAAPAAEPGAPPAEETPAAAKQEVEKEPAKELVPEPPPSATAAIAPAQSARSPAAGSKPAKIKAIEESKGNSEPAKEAAKKPTPAPEKPVPSKPAPAPAVHKRPVLPSSGL; via the coding sequence ATGCGCGAGTTTTCCGATGGTCAGCTGGTTCCTGGTACTCGCTACCGGATCCTAGGTCTGCTCGGGGAGGGGGGCATGGGCAGCGTCTACGAGGTCGAACACGTAGAGCTGGGCAAGCGGTTCGTGCTCAAGGCCTTGTTTCGCGAACTGGCGGGCCGCAAGGATTTGGTGGCGCGCCTGCGCAACGAGTGGCGCGCCCTCGGTCGCCTCGATCATCCGAACATCATCAACGTGACGGACGCGGGCACGGCGGACAGCGGCGTCCATTTCTACGTGATGGAGCGCGTCGAGGGCGAGACCCTCGCGGATCGCATGCGGCGCGAGCGCAGGCTGCCTCCCCGCGAGGCGGTGCGTATCACTCGAGCCGTGTTGGAGGGACTTGGCGCCGCCCACGACATCGGCATCGTGCATCGCGACATCAAGCCGCCGAACATCTTTTTGCTGCAGGGCGGCGGGGTGAAGATCCTGGATTTCGGTATCGCCAAGCTGATGGATAGCGGCGTGGAGGTCATCACTGCACGCGGCATGGCCATTGGCACTCCGCGCTACATGTCGCCGGAGCAAGCTCGGGGCGAGAGCGTCGATGGTCGTGCGGACCTCTACGCAGTTGGGCTCACGCTCTACGAAATGCTGACGGGAGAGGGCCCTTTTGACGACGTGGAGGAGGCCGCGGAGCTCCTGCTCGCGCACCTGACTCGTCCGGCTCCGCGGGTCAGTGAGCGCGCTGCTGCAGTGGGGCGCGAGCTCGACGACTTGGTGCAAAGTCTCCTGAGAAAGCAGCCCAAAGAGCGACCCGGCAGTGCACGGCAGGTGGCGAAGATCCTCGAGGGACTGAGCCGCTTGACACACACCGTGAGCACCGACGCTCCCACGCCTGCGGCCAACTATCACGCGGTGACACAACAGGCGGCAGCTCCAAAGGTGCTCCACACAGCGCCGCTTCAGACCCCCGGTACGCCGGCGAGCACGGTGCGCGAGGGCGCAGGTGGCTTCGCGCTTGGCAACGCTGCGACAGTTGCTGCAGAAGGAAGACCGGCCTCCACCCTGATCCTACGGCCGTCGGGCGAGACAGCAGCCGTCAGCACCGTCCGCGATCAGAATCCGCAGTTCGAAGAACTCGAGGCGACGGACGCAACGTTGCCAACCGAAGGACTGATGGACGCACCCTGGTCGGCGCCGGCCAGCGTGGATCGAACCTTGGCGGAAGCAGTTCCGCTTTCGGCGCCGCCTAGCTCGAACCCCGAGCGCACGCAGGAGCTGTCCGAACTCGACGTGCAGCAGCCGCCACTGCCAACTGCGGATCTGCCAACGCGCACCAGCGTTCCAGTCGGGACGGTGGTGTCCCTTGGAAGTGCCGAGACGCCGCCTCCCGTCGAATCGCCCGCGCGCTCCCAGCAAGGTGGAGTTCGGCGTCCGCCTTGGGCGCTCCTCGGCATCGCCGCGGCCGTCGTCGCGGTCGTAGGCGTAGTGGGAGTTGGCGTCTTGCTCCGGGCTGCAAAGACTGAGGTGCCGGACCCTGCGGCAGCGGCGGCCCCAGCAGCCGAGCCGGGAGCGCCACCCGCGGAGGAGACCCCCGCTGCGGCGAAGCAAGAAGTGGAGAAGGAGCCCGCGAAGGAACTCGTGCCGGAGCCTCCGCCTTCCGCCACGGCAGCCATCGCGCCGGCCCAGAGCGCGCGTTCTCCCGCCGCAGGATCCAAGCCTGCGAAAATAAAGGCAATTGAGGAATCGAAGGGCAATTCTGAGCCGGCGAAAGAGGCAGCGAAAAAGCCAACGCCTGCGCCGGAAAAACCAGTGCCTTCCAAGCCAGCACCGGCGCCCGCGGTTCACAAGCGCCCGGTGCTTCCGTCCAGCGGCCTCTAA
- the nhaA gene encoding Na+/H+ antiporter NhaA, translated as MGSPSIAPVKIAAPPPETWAPARKAALALVRPIERFLSIQAASGIILLLAAVVAMVWANSPWKESYHHLWHTPLVFGVGDLVFKQSLHFWINDGLMVIFFFVVGLEIRREMHQGELSEIRRATLPIAAAIGGMVVPAALYLAFNTGKPGQSGWGVPMATDIAFAVGILTLLGSRVPAALRVLLLALAIIDDIGAILVIALFYSSGINLLGFALAAAGVVGTLLMQRIGLRKSIVYVVPGIAVWAGMLTAGVHPTIAGVIMGLITPVRPWFGQDGFLKETQHALEDFERKVAAKEDAHALMHPLERVEQARREAVAPVVRLEVALHPWVAYGIMPVFALANAGVTLGSVDFGAAGALATALGITLGLALGKPLGIVLASVVAVKLGLCSMPRGVDLRGMLVVGAVGGIGFTMALFIAQLAFSDPATLGIGKVAVLIGSLLAGIVGVVAGLLLLPRSSAQGAAQSVYDAERSTDL; from the coding sequence ATGGGTTCTCCCTCCATCGCTCCCGTCAAAATTGCAGCTCCGCCGCCTGAGACCTGGGCACCCGCGCGCAAAGCCGCGTTGGCGCTCGTGCGTCCCATCGAGCGATTCCTGAGTATTCAGGCCGCGAGTGGCATCATCTTGCTGCTCGCCGCCGTGGTGGCGATGGTCTGGGCAAACTCGCCCTGGAAGGAGAGCTATCACCACCTGTGGCACACGCCGCTGGTCTTTGGCGTCGGCGATTTGGTGTTCAAGCAGTCGCTCCACTTCTGGATCAACGACGGCCTGATGGTGATCTTCTTCTTCGTGGTGGGGCTGGAGATCCGCCGCGAGATGCATCAGGGCGAACTGAGTGAGATCCGCCGAGCGACACTCCCCATTGCGGCAGCCATCGGAGGCATGGTGGTCCCAGCCGCGCTCTACCTCGCCTTCAACACTGGCAAACCTGGTCAGAGCGGCTGGGGCGTGCCGATGGCGACGGATATCGCGTTCGCCGTCGGCATCCTTACCCTGCTCGGCTCGCGCGTCCCGGCGGCGCTCCGCGTGTTGCTTCTGGCGCTTGCCATCATCGACGACATTGGCGCCATCCTGGTGATCGCGTTGTTCTACTCCTCGGGTATCAACCTGCTCGGCTTCGCGCTGGCCGCAGCGGGCGTGGTCGGTACTCTGCTCATGCAGCGCATTGGTCTGCGCAAGTCCATCGTCTACGTGGTGCCCGGGATCGCGGTGTGGGCAGGGATGTTGACGGCAGGCGTGCACCCGACGATCGCTGGCGTGATCATGGGGTTGATCACGCCGGTCCGCCCCTGGTTCGGGCAAGACGGTTTTCTGAAGGAGACTCAGCACGCTCTCGAAGACTTCGAGCGCAAGGTGGCGGCGAAAGAAGACGCGCACGCACTGATGCACCCTTTGGAGCGGGTCGAACAAGCGCGTCGCGAGGCCGTCGCGCCGGTCGTGCGCCTGGAAGTGGCGCTGCATCCATGGGTTGCTTACGGAATCATGCCAGTGTTCGCGCTTGCCAACGCGGGTGTGACTCTGGGCTCGGTGGATTTCGGTGCGGCGGGTGCGCTGGCGACGGCGCTGGGCATCACCCTGGGCCTGGCGCTCGGCAAACCTCTCGGGATCGTGCTCGCCAGCGTGGTGGCCGTTAAGCTCGGGTTGTGCTCGATGCCACGAGGCGTCGATCTGCGTGGGATGCTCGTGGTGGGGGCCGTAGGTGGAATCGGTTTCACCATGGCGCTGTTCATTGCCCAGCTCGCCTTCAGCGACCCGGCGACCCTGGGCATCGGCAAGGTGGCCGTGCTCATAGGCTCGCTCTTGGCGGGGATCGTCGGTGTGGTGGCCGGATTGCTGCTGCTGCCGCGCTCGAGCGCCCAGGGAGCCGCTCAGAGCGTCTACGACGCGGAGCGTTCGACGGACTTGTAG